The Nitrospira sp. genomic sequence GGGCGTTCAGCGAGGGCCAGCCATTCGATTTTGCCGTTCTCGATCTGCATATGCCCGGGATGGACGGCCTCGAGTTGGCCCGCAGGATCAAGGCCGATCCGGCGACCAGTTCGGTTCGATTGGTCTTGCTGGCCTCGCTCGGCCGCCGCGGGGACGCCAAGGCTGCGCGGGAGGCGGGCATTGCCGCCTATCTCACCAAGCCGATTCGTCAGGCACAATTGCTCGATTGTCTGAGCCTCGTGTTGAAGACGAAGGAGGCTCCCGCAGACGCGTTGCCGGGTCAGGGGCCGGCGATTATTACCCGGCACAGTCTGGGCGAGGCTCAGGCCGATGTCCGCAATCGGGTGCTGGTGGCGGAAGATAACCCCGTCAATCAGAAGGTCGCCGCCAAGATGTTGGGAAAGCTTGGATGCCGGGTGGATGTGGTAGCCAATGGCCGCGAAGCCGTGGAAGCGCTAGCCCTACTTCCCTACGACGTCGTGTTCATGGATTGCCAGATGCCGGAGATGGACGGATTTGACGCGGCGCGCCTGATTCGCGAACGCGAAAAACGTCAATCGTCAACCGTCAAGCATCAAGCGGATGACGAGGAACATGAGACTGGTTCAGGCGGGAGCTATTCTTCACGATCGACGAATGACGAATCACGAATGACGTCTTCTCGCCGTATCCCCATCGTGGCCATGACCGCCAATGCCATGGCAGGTGACCGGGAGCGCTGTCTGGCAGCCGGCATGGACGATTTTGTCAGCAAACCGGTTCAATCACAGATCTTACAGGCGGTGCTTCAGCGATGGCTGGGGACACCGCGCTCACCGGAGGATCAGGGGGGGAACTGATCGGCTGGCAGCGTGGCGCTGCGTCAGTTGAGTACAGCAAGTCATCAGCCCCCTCTTGAAATGATTCCGTTCCGGGCGTTCTCGCTGTGCTGTTTCTGCTGTGTTCGTGACAAGCCGTAGGCCTCTCGGTATAATCCGCCGCGTATGACTACTGCGAACCCGGCCCCACCGAAGGGGCCTCTCACACCTCCTGATCAAGCCCTCGTCGCCCGCACCATTGAATCGCGGCTGAGTCCCGGTCTGGTCTTGCGCGAACTCCAGCCCTTGCCGGGGGATGCGTCGAATCGGCGCTACTTCCGCGCCGTCCTGGCCGGCGGTCCGCCCCACTCCGTGATCCTCATGCAACTCGCAGAGCCGGAGGGGTTTAAGCAATCGGAAGAAGCGGTCAGCGGAGCGATGCATCAGATCACCGAGTTGCCCTTTCTGAATATTCTGTCGCATCTCGGGAAGGCCGGCGTGTCGGTCCCGACGCTGCATCACTATGACCATGTCGCCGGGTTGCTGTATCTCGAAGATTTCGGCGATCTGACGCTGGCCGAAGCGGTGCGTGATGCCGATGCGCCGAGTCTGGAGTCGCGATACAAACAAGCGATTAATGTGCTGGTTCAGATGCAGGTGAAGGCGACCTCGCCGGCCGATCCCGGCTGTCTGGCGTTCCACCGGAGTTTCGATGTGCCGTTGCTCATGTGGGAGTTCGATCATTTCCTGGAGTACGGGATCGTGGCGCGCCAGGGTAAGCCGATGTGCTCGGAGGACTGGACGGCGATCCGCGGGGAGTTCGAAAAGATTTCCGAACATTTGGCCGGGCAGCCCAGGGTGTTCACCCATCGAGATTATCATTCGCGCAATCTGATGGTCGACGGCCTGCGCCTTGGCGTCATCGATTTTCAAGATGCGCTGATGGGTCCGGCGACCTATGACTTGGCCTCTCTCTTGCGCGATGCCTACATCGCCCTCGATGAGCCGCTGGTGGATCAGTTGGTGAATTACTATCTCGATCAGATGGCTGAGCATCGGCATGTCTGGACCAACCGCGACGCCTTCCGGCGCTTGTTCGATCTCACCAGCATTCAACGGAATATGAAAGCCGCCGGACGGTTTGTCTACATCGACCGGGTGAAGGGCAACCCCAAATTTCTGGCCGACATCCCGCGCGTCTTGGGGTATGTGAAACGGAATCTCCAGCGGTATCCGGAGCTCGCGCCGCTCCGCAAGCACCTCACGCCATATGTTCCGGAATTGCAGTGAGAATTAGGCTAGGGGTGCGAGGCTAGGGGCGAGGGGTGGGTTTCTCATGAGAAGAATAATGTGGCCCCTTGCCCTTTGCCCTGCGTCTCTTGCCTGCGCCGGAATCATATGAAGGCGATGATCCTCGCGGCGGGTTTCGGTACCCGCCTCCGGCCGCTGACGAACACGATTCCCAAACCCCTGCTTCCGGTTGCCGGCGCTCCGCTCATCGTGTGGAATCTTCTGCTGCTCAAGCAGCACGGATTCCGCGATGTGGTGATCAATCTGCATCACCTCGGCCCGATGATCGAGCAGGCGCTGGGGACTGGTGCGCAGTTCGGGTTGCGGCTTCTCTATTCGCACGAGCCTATCATTTTAGGGACGGGCGGGGGGATCAAGCAGGCCGAGCGGTACTTCTCCAACGAGGCGGTGTTGATCCTGAATGGCGATACGCTGTTTGATCTGGATCTCGCGGCGCTGTGCGCGTTCCACCATGAACGCAAGGCCCTGGCGACGCTGGTGCTGCGGGAGGATCCCGATGCGGTGAAATGGGGACTCGTCGAAGTGGGGGCGGACGATCGCATCGTCCGGATCAATGGGAAAGGCCTGGCGGAGACCGCCATGCCGACAAGGCCGCGCATGTTTGCCGGCATCCATATTCTGCACTCCAGGCTCTTGCGGGATATTCCACGAGAAGTGGCGTCGTCGATCATCGATCCCTATGTGGCCGCGATCGGGCGGGGCGAACCGCTGTTGGGCTATGACCTGAAAGGGTACTGGTCCGATGTGGGGACGCCGGAACGCTATGGGCAGGCCGAACGGGATGTGAAGGCCGGTTTGCTGCGGCTGGAGGATAGGAAGCTTCCTTCGGGATGACAGGATGCTGAAAATGTCCGCCAGCGGCGTTCTCGCATCGTTCAGACCCTCAACGTACCAAGCCTACTGGAGGAAAGGTACCTCTCCGCTCGCATGGGATCGAAGCGAGCGGCTCAAGCGAAGCTTGGTATGTACCTCCTCGGTCCGTCACTCGCTGCGGCCTTACCCCGCGGAACGGCGCGTCTCGGCGCGCCGGGGTTGGGTGGGTGAGAACAGTGGCCATTTTGAGCATCCTGTAGAAAGAGCTATTTATCATCTAGCATCGTTAGGCGCTGATTGCGCCGGCTGTAATGTCGCTTTCTCGCAACCCGCTAGTTTTCCTGTAGCTCTCCACCGCTCTCCCCTCGTCCTTCCTGCCGGTCACGTTGCTGCTTAATCAGCCGCGCCAGATAGGTGCGCTGCAAGTGCAGATGTTCGGCTGCGCGCGTCTGATTCCCCTCGGCCTTTTCAATCGCTCGCGTAATGATGTGGCGGCTGTGCGCGTCCATCGACTCGTGATAGGGCAGATCGAGGTACGAGAGCTCCGGTCCTTCCTCCCTACAGAGACGGGCATCCTCCGGAAGCAACGCGATCATGTCCGGTTCAATCGTATCGGTCGGGCTGAGCACGACCGCCCGCGCAATGACATTGTCCAATTCACGAATATTTCCCGGCCAGGGATACCGTGTGAGGGCTTCAATCGAGGAGGAACTGAGTGTCGCCGCCGGACGTTTGGCTTCCCGCGCATGCCGTTCGAGGAAAAATTGCGCCAGCGCGGGAATGTCCCCGCGGCGTTCCCTCAACGGCGGCAGGGTGAGGGTGATGACGTTGAGGCGGAAGTAGAGATCCTCGCGGAACTGCCCGGTCTTGACCGCTTGTCGCAGGTCCTTATTGGTCGCGGCGATGATCCGGATATTGACGGAGACCGTTCGGGTGCCGCCCACCCGCTGGAATTCGCGGTCCTGCAAGACGCGTAAGAGTTTTGCCTGGAGCGGCAGCGGCATGTCTCCGATTTCATCGAGAAAGACCGTCCCACCGTCCGCCATTTCCAGCTTGCCCTTCTGCAGCCGGTCGGCGCCGGTAAAGGCCCCGCGCTCGTGGCCGAAGAGTTCATTTTCCAGCAGAGTCTCTGTCAAGGCGACGCAGTTGATCACCACCAGCGGCATGGCGTGCCGATGGCTCCATTGATGGATGGAGCGGGCGAAGAGTTCCTTGCCGGTGCCGCTTTCCCCGAGCAGTAGAACGCTGGCGTCGGAGCGTGCGGCCCGTTGCGCGGCTTCGACGACCGTGCGGACGGTCGGGCTGGCGCCGATGATGTTGGCATAGCGGCCGTCGACTTCCGAGCGCAGGTAGGCGACTTGCCGCTTGAGCGAGTCGCGCTCAAGGGCTTTGCGGATGACGATGAGGAGGTGGTCTTTGTCGAGCGGCTTGGTGAGAAAGTCGTAGGCCCCTTCTTTCATGGCCTCGACGGCGGCGTTCACCGATCCGTGCGCCGTCATGACGATGACGGGCAGGTCTTCGACGTGTTTGATCTGAGAGAGCCGCTTGAGGACTTGAATGCCGGTCAGTTTCGGCAGGTCGAGATCGAGCAGGATCAGGTTGGGGGATTCCTGCTCGATCTGGTCCAGGGCCTGTTGTCCGTCCCGGGCGATGACCGTCGTGTAGCCCGAGGCTTGCAGCCGGTCCTCCAGCACTGTGACGATGTCCGCGTCGTCGTCGACAATGAGGATCTTAGCCTTCATAACTCCCGTGAAGGGTGATGGGTGACGAGTGACGGGTTGGCTTCGGATGCAATCATTCCCGGCCGCCGCTCCCACTCATCACAGATCACACATCCCTCATCACTGAATTTACTCCATGACATTCATGACCAGTCCGGTCAGCGGTTTCGGGAAGAAGTAGGTGGACTTGTGCGGCATCCGCTCGCCCGCGGTGGCCACGTCCTTGACCTCGCTCACTTTGGTGGCGTTCAAGAGCAACGCCCCGGTGCCGGTGCCGTTTGCCGCCCAGTCCAGGGCTTCGTGGTCGTCTTTCGTATAGAGAATGGCTTCCTGTTCCTGTTGCGTCGGACAGAGCTTGGCGACGACCAGCTGTTGCAGGAGCGAGACGTCCAGCTTGGTCCGGGGAGAGGCGCTGGCCGGCGGACGATGCGCGGCCTTGAGGGCCAGGGTCAGGTAGGCCTCGCGGCCTTTGATCGCTAACCCGAACATCGGCGTCGTCCGCCCTTGTGTCCGCATCGCGTCGATGAACTCTGTGCGAACCGTGGCTTTGGTCTGGCTGGTATACGGATATTCCTTCAGATCGAAGGTGTCGGCGAACAGCGCCTTCACCTGATCGAACGACGGCAACGGCGTCGTTGTCACGCGGTGCGTGGGCAGTACGGTCAGTCCCGGATCTTCGATCGGCGTGAGGAGCATGAGGACCGTGTCGTAGGGCTGCAGGCCCTGGAGATTCCCCGTTTGGCCGGCCTGCTGGCGGCGCAGCTTTTGATAATTCAACGCCGTTTCGTACCGATGGTGGCCGTCGGCGATGAAGATGGGCTTGCTGGCCATGGTCGTCACGACTTTCTGGGTGATGGCCGGGCCGGAGATGGCCCAGAGGCGTTGCTCGAACCCGACATCGTCGCGGAATTCCACGCAGGGGGCAGTCGATTTTGCCGCCTGGGCCAAGGCCGACAGGATGGTGTCCTGGGGATCGGAATAGAGCGACCAGATCGGACTGAAATTCGCGCGGCAGGCTTCCATCAGATTCAGGCGATCGGTCTTGGCGGCGGCGCGGGTGTTCTCGTGCGGATAGATTGCTCCGGTGCCGAACTCTTCCAGCTTGAACGTGGCAATGAAGCCTCGCAGCGTTTTTCTCGGGCCCTTCGGATCGGCTCCCGGCGGAACATATTCAATGGTGTGGTAGTAAATCGTCGGTTGTGGGTCCCGTTTCAGCGCGCCCGATTGCATCCACTGCGAGAGCGTGGCGCCGGCCCGGGTATAGCGATTGTTGGTCGGTCCGTCGCCGGGCTGGTCCATGCCCAGTTCCAGGCGAATGACATTGTGCGGGTTCCGGTCGTAGAGGGCTTTCTGGCCGGCTGCGTCGATGATGTCATAAGGAGGCGCGGCGACATCGCGTGCCGCACCGGCAATCGTGGCATCGTAGCGCGCACCGCGAAAGGGAAGGATCTGGGCCATGATGGTTTCGTGCTCCTGTGAAAAGTGGTCGGCGTGAACGTGTGAGACCGAAAAGGCATCCACCCGGCGTCCGGCTCAGTGCCCGTCTTCTCGCCGACACCATGGTGGGGAAAAGAGGGAACGGGAGGAAAGGTTACCGATCGCGGGTAATCATGTAGTCAGCGGCGACGGCCAGAGCCCGGCGTGCCGACGAGTCCTCAAAGGCTTCAAGTTCGTGTTGTGCGGCGGCGATATAGGTTTTCGCCC encodes the following:
- a CDS encoding phosphotransferase, giving the protein MTTANPAPPKGPLTPPDQALVARTIESRLSPGLVLRELQPLPGDASNRRYFRAVLAGGPPHSVILMQLAEPEGFKQSEEAVSGAMHQITELPFLNILSHLGKAGVSVPTLHHYDHVAGLLYLEDFGDLTLAEAVRDADAPSLESRYKQAINVLVQMQVKATSPADPGCLAFHRSFDVPLLMWEFDHFLEYGIVARQGKPMCSEDWTAIRGEFEKISEHLAGQPRVFTHRDYHSRNLMVDGLRLGVIDFQDALMGPATYDLASLLRDAYIALDEPLVDQLVNYYLDQMAEHRHVWTNRDAFRRLFDLTSIQRNMKAAGRFVYIDRVKGNPKFLADIPRVLGYVKRNLQRYPELAPLRKHLTPYVPELQ
- a CDS encoding NDP-sugar synthase — its product is MKAMILAAGFGTRLRPLTNTIPKPLLPVAGAPLIVWNLLLLKQHGFRDVVINLHHLGPMIEQALGTGAQFGLRLLYSHEPIILGTGGGIKQAERYFSNEAVLILNGDTLFDLDLAALCAFHHERKALATLVLREDPDAVKWGLVEVGADDRIVRINGKGLAETAMPTRPRMFAGIHILHSRLLRDIPREVASSIIDPYVAAIGRGEPLLGYDLKGYWSDVGTPERYGQAERDVKAGLLRLEDRKLPSG
- a CDS encoding sigma-54 dependent transcriptional regulator translates to MKAKILIVDDDADIVTVLEDRLQASGYTTVIARDGQQALDQIEQESPNLILLDLDLPKLTGIQVLKRLSQIKHVEDLPVIVMTAHGSVNAAVEAMKEGAYDFLTKPLDKDHLLIVIRKALERDSLKRQVAYLRSEVDGRYANIIGASPTVRTVVEAAQRAARSDASVLLLGESGTGKELFARSIHQWSHRHAMPLVVINCVALTETLLENELFGHERGAFTGADRLQKGKLEMADGGTVFLDEIGDMPLPLQAKLLRVLQDREFQRVGGTRTVSVNIRIIAATNKDLRQAVKTGQFREDLYFRLNVITLTLPPLRERRGDIPALAQFFLERHAREAKRPAATLSSSSIEALTRYPWPGNIRELDNVIARAVVLSPTDTIEPDMIALLPEDARLCREEGPELSYLDLPYHESMDAHSRHIITRAIEKAEGNQTRAAEHLHLQRTYLARLIKQQRDRQEGRGESGGELQEN
- a CDS encoding DUF1015 domain-containing protein produces the protein MAQILPFRGARYDATIAGAARDVAAPPYDIIDAAGQKALYDRNPHNVIRLELGMDQPGDGPTNNRYTRAGATLSQWMQSGALKRDPQPTIYYHTIEYVPPGADPKGPRKTLRGFIATFKLEEFGTGAIYPHENTRAAAKTDRLNLMEACRANFSPIWSLYSDPQDTILSALAQAAKSTAPCVEFRDDVGFEQRLWAISGPAITQKVVTTMASKPIFIADGHHRYETALNYQKLRRQQAGQTGNLQGLQPYDTVLMLLTPIEDPGLTVLPTHRVTTTPLPSFDQVKALFADTFDLKEYPYTSQTKATVRTEFIDAMRTQGRTTPMFGLAIKGREAYLTLALKAAHRPPASASPRTKLDVSLLQQLVVAKLCPTQQEQEAILYTKDDHEALDWAANGTGTGALLLNATKVSEVKDVATAGERMPHKSTYFFPKPLTGLVMNVME